In one window of Flavobacterium ginsengisoli DNA:
- a CDS encoding Ig-like domain-containing protein, which produces MKIKITPRLFHITKALICFLLLFASSVYAQDPPQYGTPFAGVPDTRDVNMYQVHIRPFSANGDLAGVTARLDNIKALGTNVIYLMPIFPHGTDSRSSASPYCIKDFKAVGSEYGSLADLRTLVDGAHSRGMAVILDIAINGTSWDNVWVASHPEYYKRTGTTIQQLGNFSDIVALDLNSSATRAAIKDAMRYWIFVANIDGYRCDYANNPPLDFWSEVNSNLRSITSHNLLMLAEGDRQENFQVGFDMNYGDRWFHSGLYDIANGGPVSQRIQDQTTYEYAKATGNQQIVRYTGNHDTYTNDDGVRRPFVVFKNHNGIVANFLVSAYMRGVPFLMSGQEIDYEPKTDWPWTNFKFNWSQNPTAAADFAKILNFRTTSAAIRRGDLTTYANDDISIFTKTLGSEKVIVMSNLRNAAKSYVIPAALAGTYVNPYNNNASVTLTAGATRNFVAYEYLVLTNTNAPVVAVTGVSVSPTTVTVGLGSTQQLNATIAPANATNQNVTWTSSNTAVATVNASGLVTAVAEGTTTITVKTVDGNKTATSTIAVAAIPVSSVAVSPTSASLYAGNTQQLTATISPANATNKNVTWSSSNTAIATVNTSGLVTAVAAGTATITATTQDGNKTASATITVNPNTNFTVYFYKPSNWGTGIKIYYWNTLPTGVLATVNWPGVNMTDAGNGWYSYTFTNVTSTNLIFNDGTNQTADLSRDKNGWYMNSAWYDSNPGTGVAVTSVSLSPTTASLNVGGTQQLTPTILPANATNKSVTYSSNNTAVATVNASGLITAVANGTATITVTTVDGNKTSTCLVSVTTASGGGNYYTIKNRWTGAYLSDAGTNTGYGTSVSGNNYKWQKIAIDATYFVLKNVATGELMNIEGQTGNVQCNITDTTFWSAQWSSDYIDGTWVRLRNRWQTGNIIHIENQTGAAQYGNSQDGWYSAQWQLEPTTVGTSRMISNAEEVSATEPVIGIYPNPATNNVFNILMPELASGDTAEIFVSDLNGRTLLTERLSSSGQVNHHLSSGIYIVNIISKDFNVTKKLIVK; this is translated from the coding sequence ATGAAAATCAAAATTACCCCAAGATTATTTCATATTACCAAAGCATTAATTTGCTTTCTATTATTATTTGCAAGTTCAGTTTATGCGCAAGATCCTCCGCAATATGGAACACCTTTTGCCGGTGTGCCAGACACGAGAGATGTCAATATGTATCAAGTGCATATACGCCCTTTTAGTGCCAACGGAGATTTAGCCGGAGTAACCGCTAGATTAGACAATATAAAAGCATTGGGCACCAATGTTATTTATCTAATGCCTATTTTCCCACATGGCACCGATTCCCGAAGTTCGGCTTCACCTTATTGTATCAAAGATTTTAAAGCCGTTGGATCAGAATATGGATCTTTAGCCGATTTAAGAACTTTGGTTGATGGCGCCCACAGCCGCGGAATGGCAGTAATTCTAGATATTGCCATCAACGGAACTTCTTGGGACAATGTTTGGGTAGCTTCACATCCTGAATATTACAAGAGAACTGGCACAACAATTCAGCAATTAGGAAACTTCTCTGATATTGTTGCGCTTGATCTTAATAGTTCTGCTACAAGAGCAGCCATAAAAGATGCCATGCGTTACTGGATTTTTGTCGCCAATATTGACGGTTACCGTTGCGATTATGCGAATAATCCTCCTTTAGATTTTTGGTCTGAAGTGAATTCAAATCTTCGAAGCATAACTTCTCATAACTTATTGATGTTAGCTGAAGGAGATAGACAAGAAAACTTTCAGGTTGGTTTCGACATGAATTATGGAGACAGATGGTTTCATAGCGGTTTATATGATATTGCTAATGGAGGTCCTGTTTCTCAAAGAATCCAAGATCAGACAACTTATGAATATGCTAAAGCTACTGGAAATCAGCAAATCGTTAGATATACAGGTAATCATGATACCTACACCAATGATGATGGTGTGAGAAGACCATTTGTTGTATTTAAAAATCACAACGGAATTGTTGCCAATTTCTTGGTTTCAGCTTATATGAGAGGAGTTCCTTTTTTAATGAGCGGACAAGAAATAGATTACGAACCAAAAACCGACTGGCCTTGGACAAACTTCAAATTCAACTGGTCACAAAACCCGACTGCTGCAGCCGATTTTGCTAAAATTTTAAACTTTAGAACAACAAGTGCCGCAATCAGACGTGGTGATTTAACAACTTATGCAAATGACGATATTAGTATTTTCACTAAAACATTAGGTTCAGAAAAAGTAATCGTAATGTCGAATTTGAGAAATGCGGCTAAATCATATGTTATTCCAGCAGCTTTGGCAGGAACTTATGTTAATCCTTATAACAATAATGCTTCTGTGACTTTAACTGCAGGTGCTACACGTAATTTTGTTGCTTACGAATATTTAGTTTTAACCAATACAAATGCACCTGTTGTTGCGGTAACAGGAGTTTCTGTTAGTCCAACTACGGTAACTGTTGGTTTAGGATCAACACAGCAATTAAATGCGACAATTGCTCCAGCAAATGCAACCAATCAAAATGTAACTTGGACATCGAGCAATACAGCTGTTGCAACTGTAAATGCTTCTGGTTTAGTTACGGCTGTTGCTGAAGGAACCACAACAATTACGGTTAAAACAGTTGACGGAAATAAAACAGCAACTTCGACTATCGCTGTTGCTGCAATTCCTGTTTCTTCTGTAGCAGTATCTCCTACCTCAGCAAGTTTGTATGCAGGAAATACGCAACAGCTTACAGCGACAATCTCGCCTGCAAATGCAACAAACAAAAATGTAACTTGGAGTTCAAGCAATACTGCAATTGCAACGGTAAATACAAGCGGACTTGTAACAGCAGTTGCTGCAGGAACTGCAACGATTACAGCAACAACACAAGACGGAAACAAAACAGCTTCGGCTACAATTACGGTGAATCCGAATACCAATTTTACGGTTTATTTCTACAAACCATCAAATTGGGGAACTGGAATTAAAATCTACTATTGGAATACTTTACCAACAGGAGTTTTAGCAACCGTAAACTGGCCTGGAGTAAATATGACTGACGCTGGAAACGGCTGGTACAGCTATACTTTTACCAATGTAACTTCGACCAATTTAATTTTCAATGACGGAACAAATCAAACAGCCGATTTAAGCAGAGATAAAAACGGATGGTACATGAACAGCGCTTGGTACGATTCTAATCCAGGAACTGGCGTTGCGGTTACAAGTGTTAGTTTAAGTCCAACGACAGCTTCATTAAATGTTGGCGGAACACAGCAATTAACCCCAACAATTCTTCCTGCAAATGCAACTAATAAATCGGTAACCTATAGTTCAAACAATACAGCTGTCGCAACTGTAAATGCTTCTGGTTTAATTACCGCTGTAGCGAATGGAACAGCAACAATTACCGTTACAACTGTTGACGGAAACAAAACCAGCACTTGTTTGGTATCGGTTACAACAGCTTCAGGAGGAGGAAATTACTACACGATCAAAAACAGATGGACAGGCGCTTATTTATCTGACGCAGGAACAAATACAGGTTACGGAACATCTGTTTCTGGCAACAATTACAAATGGCAAAAAATCGCAATTGATGCCACTTATTTTGTTCTTAAAAACGTAGCAACAGGAGAATTAATGAATATTGAGGGCCAGACAGGAAATGTACAATGTAACATAACCGATACTACTTTCTGGAGCGCGCAATGGTCTAGCGATTACATTGACGGAACTTGGGTTCGTTTAAGAAACAGATGGCAAACCGGAAATATTATTCATATCGAAAACCAAACTGGTGCTGCGCAATACGGAAATTCGCAAGACGGCTGGTACAGCGCTCAATGGCAATTGGAACCAACAACTGTAGGCACATCAAGAATGATTTCAAACGCAGAAGAAGTTTCTGCAACAGAACCAGTAATCGGTATTTACCCAAATCCAGCTACAAACAATGTATTTAATATTTTAATGCCAGAATTAGCAAGTGGAGATACTGCAGAAATTTTCGTTTCTGATTTGAACGGAAGAACTCTTCTAACTGAAAGACTTTCATCTTCAGGGCAAGTAAATCATCATTTATCTTCTGGAATTTATATTGTAAATATTATTTCTAAAGATTTTAATGTGACCAAAAAACTGATTGTTAAATAA
- a CDS encoding IPT/TIG domain-containing protein — MSGLTIFTSCSSNDSGDDTPAAAEPLPIAISSTSSEILTIGENFEITGANFLNKDYPTKIFINGTEVTAKEISNTKIVLSIPDGLITGTNTLRVQIKNVNSSVVNFYSITKGWTKLTTLGNLDIQSSSVLDNSKTIFSFVNNITSDNGSFWGAPKKLEAKSTGYEQVYINQSGSYGDFRMIDDKTGALTNTIAGFFTDNGFETQKRIDVDNHFSPAINGLKIGYLDNNICILTTVISGQIYTADKGATITKSDPPAWATIIGSGGGVGTRLSISAFGKSVSDNKFYQVGVLYTPKNGVNNLKNVILQSETGYNNWIVKDSVSKQINSKIYPASYKFVNINKIFGLNNEDKTLYASTDMLQTWNPVKTDVKAFFLRTETQWYIQSGDKLFVTKNSGASWELELELPAGSVINDISFAKTKIIVSGNKGLHYLKLE; from the coding sequence TTGTCTGGACTGACGATATTTACTTCTTGTTCTAGCAATGATTCTGGTGATGACACTCCAGCTGCAGCGGAGCCACTACCTATTGCAATTTCTTCCACTTCTTCTGAAATTCTTACAATTGGAGAAAACTTTGAAATTACGGGAGCCAACTTTTTAAACAAAGATTATCCAACCAAAATTTTTATTAACGGAACAGAGGTAACTGCGAAAGAAATTTCAAACACTAAAATTGTATTATCTATTCCAGATGGTTTAATAACAGGTACTAACACTTTAAGAGTGCAAATAAAAAATGTAAATAGTAGCGTTGTCAATTTTTATAGCATAACAAAGGGATGGACAAAATTAACAACACTTGGAAATTTAGATATCCAGTCATCCAGCGTTCTTGACAATAGTAAAACTATATTTTCGTTTGTAAACAATATTACATCTGATAATGGAAGTTTTTGGGGTGCTCCCAAAAAATTAGAAGCTAAATCTACAGGTTATGAACAAGTTTATATCAATCAGTCTGGAAGTTATGGCGATTTTAGAATGATTGACGATAAAACAGGAGCTTTAACAAATACTATTGCTGGCTTTTTTACTGACAATGGTTTTGAAACACAAAAACGAATTGATGTTGATAATCATTTTAGCCCAGCAATTAATGGTCTAAAAATTGGTTATTTGGACAATAACATTTGTATTCTTACAACAGTGATTAGCGGTCAAATTTACACGGCCGATAAAGGTGCGACAATTACTAAAAGCGATCCTCCTGCTTGGGCTACCATTATTGGCAGCGGCGGAGGTGTAGGAACTAGATTGTCAATTTCAGCTTTTGGAAAATCAGTATCCGACAATAAATTTTATCAGGTTGGAGTACTTTATACTCCTAAAAATGGTGTAAACAATTTAAAAAACGTGATCCTACAATCTGAAACAGGATACAACAACTGGATTGTAAAAGATTCTGTTTCTAAACAAATCAACTCAAAAATATATCCTGCTAGTTACAAGTTTGTAAATATCAATAAAATATTTGGACTAAATAATGAAGATAAAACATTATATGCTTCTACTGATATGCTTCAAACATGGAATCCGGTAAAAACTGACGTAAAAGCTTTTTTTCTTAGAACAGAAACACAATGGTATATTCAATCTGGAGATAAATTGTTTGTAACGAAAAACTCAGGTGCTTCCTGGGAACTAGAACTAGAGCTTCCTGCTGGTTCTGTTATAAATGATATTTCTTTTGCTAAAACTAAAATAATTGTTTCTGGAAATAAAGGTTTACATTATTTAAAATTAGAGTAA
- a CDS encoding L-threonine 3-dehydrogenase — MNPKILIIGACGQIGTELTQKSRKIYGTENVIASDIRKLNTDVVNSGPFEVVNALDFNQIEHLVEVHKITDVYLMVALLSATAEKNPAFAWDLNMNSLFHVLNLAKAKKIQKIFWPSSIAVFGPTTPKENTPQYTVMEPSTVYGISKQAGERWCEYYHNIYGVDVRSIRYPGLISWSTPPGGGTTDYAVDIFYKAIADKKYECFLSSETKMPMMYMDDAIDATINIMKAPVEEIKIHSSYNLVAMSFTPTEIAREIKKHIPEFEITYNPDFRQKIADSWPASIDDSSAREDWGWNHKFDLETMTKDMLEHLA, encoded by the coding sequence ATGAATCCAAAAATATTGATCATTGGCGCTTGCGGACAGATCGGAACGGAGCTGACTCAAAAGTCGCGCAAAATATACGGAACAGAAAATGTAATTGCTTCTGACATCCGAAAATTAAATACTGATGTCGTGAATTCGGGACCTTTTGAAGTGGTCAATGCTTTAGATTTTAATCAGATCGAACATTTGGTAGAAGTGCATAAAATTACCGATGTATATCTGATGGTCGCACTTTTATCGGCAACTGCGGAGAAAAATCCAGCTTTTGCTTGGGATTTGAATATGAATTCGCTTTTTCATGTTTTGAATTTAGCTAAAGCCAAAAAGATTCAGAAGATTTTCTGGCCTTCGAGTATTGCTGTTTTTGGACCAACAACTCCAAAAGAAAATACGCCTCAATATACCGTAATGGAGCCTTCTACGGTTTACGGAATCAGTAAACAAGCTGGTGAAAGATGGTGCGAATATTATCATAATATTTATGGTGTTGATGTTCGCAGTATTCGTTATCCTGGTTTAATTAGCTGGTCTACTCCTCCAGGTGGCGGAACTACAGATTATGCAGTTGATATTTTCTATAAAGCTATTGCTGATAAAAAATACGAGTGCTTTTTGTCATCTGAAACCAAAATGCCAATGATGTACATGGATGATGCAATTGATGCAACAATTAATATTATGAAAGCACCGGTTGAGGAAATCAAAATACATTCTTCGTACAATTTGGTCGCTATGAGTTTTACTCCAACCGAAATTGCAAGAGAAATTAAAAAACATATTCCTGAATTTGAGATTACATATAATCCAGACTTCCGCCAGAAAATTGCTGACAGCTGGCCGGCAAGCATTGACGATTCTTCTGCAAGAGAAGACTGGGGATGGAATCATAAATTTGATTTAGAAACTATGACAAAAGATATGCTGGAACATTTGGCATAA
- a CDS encoding DUF418 domain-containing protein, which produces MTNSYHPVEQSKRTAIVDILRGWAILGVAIGNYLDFLYIGIEKEIKHSTFSEILLYINRYLFAAKSWTLLTLLFGFGFAILINNVASKGKNPIAFFAWRMFLLFILAFINSAFWLGDILKDYAFLGLVLLLFYRCSAKTLAIISGVIVLTVPFVMAYVNGFKIEHPVIASNPEYLKLYHSGNWIDFFRFNLLASFYEQIIIPGYAITAHYVMLGCMLFGFLLQKLNFFNRLRELKGLLKNICVVSFALAVIIGIAFNMIIIYKVEFLKIFHPLYWLVLSTMIFISTGICLLYINGKLKTVFSYFSAGGKMTLTNYMTQNILAGIIFSGIGFGIADSMPYWFYFFLAISVFIIQLFISKWWLSKYNYGPIEWLWRSASYREWVPFKKAQPEVVADMKMV; this is translated from the coding sequence ATGACAAATTCTTATCATCCTGTCGAGCAGAGCAAAAGAACTGCAATTGTCGACATACTTCGGGGCTGGGCCATATTGGGCGTAGCAATTGGAAATTATTTAGATTTCCTGTACATCGGTATAGAGAAAGAAATTAAACATAGTACTTTCTCTGAAATTCTTCTATACATTAACCGCTATTTATTTGCGGCAAAATCTTGGACATTATTAACTCTTTTATTTGGCTTCGGATTTGCCATTTTAATTAATAACGTGGCTTCTAAAGGAAAAAATCCTATCGCTTTTTTTGCTTGGCGAATGTTTTTGCTATTTATTTTAGCATTTATTAATTCTGCTTTTTGGCTGGGCGACATTTTAAAAGATTATGCCTTTTTAGGACTTGTATTATTGCTTTTTTATAGATGTTCTGCCAAAACTTTAGCTATTATTTCTGGTGTAATTGTACTTACAGTTCCTTTTGTAATGGCTTATGTAAATGGTTTTAAAATTGAGCATCCTGTAATTGCATCAAATCCTGAATATCTAAAACTATATCATTCTGGAAATTGGATTGACTTTTTTAGATTTAACTTGTTAGCTTCATTTTACGAGCAAATTATTATTCCTGGTTATGCTATTACTGCCCATTATGTAATGTTGGGTTGTATGCTTTTTGGTTTCTTACTTCAAAAACTAAACTTTTTCAATCGCTTAAGAGAATTAAAAGGACTTTTAAAAAATATCTGTGTTGTTAGTTTTGCATTGGCTGTCATTATCGGAATTGCATTTAATATGATAATAATATACAAAGTAGAATTTCTAAAAATCTTCCACCCGCTTTACTGGCTGGTTTTAAGTACGATGATTTTTATATCAACTGGAATTTGTCTTTTGTATATCAATGGCAAATTAAAAACGGTTTTCAGCTATTTTAGCGCAGGCGGAAAAATGACATTGACCAATTATATGACTCAAAATATATTGGCAGGTATTATTTTCTCTGGAATCGGATTCGGAATTGCAGATTCAATGCCGTATTGGTTTTACTTTTTCCTTGCTATTTCTGTCTTTATAATTCAACTATTCATTAGCAAATGGTGGCTTTCAAAATACAATTATGGACCAATTGAATGGTTATGGAGATCTGCTAGTTACAGAGAATGGGTTCCGTTTAAAAAAGCACAACCAGAGGTTGTTGCAGATATGAAAATGGTATAA
- a CDS encoding carbohydrate binding domain-containing protein: protein MKAKLLLLLFLATFSTYAQTNLVSNGGLESWGSGPSIIGWTIANNVTRNLTSYNGSFSAELSYVSASPKITTQVPLQAGVTYKIKFKYKYVDNNYDGTHPIALNISQNGSSSTLSTSTFATNNSWTEKEATFTPDANLSYDLSISTFSFDSAPFSVLIDHVQVYVEGTEQYTKIPDVNFENKLIALGIDSGVADGKVLTNDINSITILDVSSSDITDLTGIEDFTSLTQLYTMSNKLTSLDVSNNLELTTLRCDSNGTITSLNISKNTKLINLFCGNNQITSLNLSNLTNLIDLYCYENQLSSLDLSTNTNLQYLYANRNLLTSLDLSKNTLLNTLYCQDNSRLETLNLQNGNNTLLKKLNLTYTPSLYCILVDDVAYSDTNWSSYKPNNVAFSTVCQTPEYLLIPDPELEKALIANNVDGVVDGKVIKSKVLATETLYLNITTVTDLTGLEYFENLKKLDLSTSGGSTAINKIDLAPFTQLTSFASRFTNLSEINVSKNVNLKDLDLNSNKLTKIDVSSNLALENLSISRNSISELNVTKNIALKMLNTIENPLTEINVSNNTALQELYCYYNRLKTLDVTNNPNLQVLNAELNDLKLLDVSKNLQLLTLNVDQNDIRSLDVSKNTVLTKFTCGYNNNLIYLNVKNGNNKNFITNINNYRGFRSTNLSCIEVDDVDYSNTNWSTLKDSNASYSTSCDVVLAYTAIPDANFEEALILQGIDKDGKNGKVLTSDILNVTSLNVSNNNIKDLKGIEDFTSLTSLDCSKNNLTAVNVEKNTLLTQLKASNNNLFDLNVSKNTKLTNLSVSFNKIVSLDLSKNTILKEVDAASNNLHNLNLKNGNNVNMQRMIFGNFTENPHLACIEVDDVAFSEANWIAKDATANYSTQACPLNEQQTLIPDLAFERILIAKGLDTDGENGKVRTLNISNLNSLSLNDSNNKISDLTGIQDFRSLISLEANDNNITTVDLSKNTELIVLNLDRNKLTSIDLSNNTRLWYVTTRDNQLTTLDISRNLELESLNINGNQLTALNVSKNTRLSGLSANYNKLADINLVANTKLSSLSIDGNLLASLDVSNNVFLTQILCSGNEITTLDLSKNTKLTSINVANNKLFKLNIKNGANNLINTAYYFSFINNPYLKCIQVDDADFSNTNWSKIKDDATVYSSDACPDAEPFTLIPDANFENKLIALGIDKDGPNGKVATYNIDSLTSLNVSKSNISDLTGLQDFKALTSLEASDNKLTAINISKNTSLTNLNVSKNQLTSLDISANYLLATVDCSANSIATLNLSQSNFLSDLNCSNNKITTLDLSYLYGLTNLNCDNNAITALNLSRNSKLTVLSASINKLESLDVSKNTALKEIDCAGNELYNLNLKNGNNVNMERVIFGNFTQNPNLLCIQVDDVCILK, encoded by the coding sequence ATGAAAGCAAAACTACTCTTATTGCTGTTTCTGGCAACTTTTTCTACTTACGCACAAACCAATCTAGTTTCCAACGGAGGACTAGAATCTTGGGGATCTGGCCCTTCAATCATAGGCTGGACCATAGCAAACAATGTTACTCGCAATTTGACCAGTTATAACGGATCATTTAGTGCAGAATTGTCTTATGTAAGTGCTTCCCCTAAAATTACGACACAAGTTCCGTTACAGGCAGGCGTTACGTATAAGATTAAGTTCAAATACAAGTATGTAGATAATAATTATGATGGGACCCATCCTATTGCATTAAATATCTCACAAAACGGAAGTTCTAGTACTTTATCTACAAGTACTTTTGCGACTAATAATTCGTGGACCGAAAAGGAAGCAACTTTTACTCCAGATGCTAATCTTTCTTACGATTTATCTATTTCTACTTTTAGTTTTGATAGTGCTCCTTTTTCTGTTTTAATAGACCATGTTCAGGTATATGTAGAAGGAACAGAACAATACACGAAAATCCCTGATGTGAATTTTGAAAATAAATTGATCGCTTTAGGTATTGATTCTGGAGTTGCTGATGGGAAAGTACTAACTAATGATATCAATTCGATAACAATATTAGATGTTTCAAGTTCTGATATTACTGATTTAACAGGTATTGAAGATTTTACCTCTTTAACTCAATTATATACTATGTCAAATAAATTGACATCATTAGATGTATCTAACAATTTAGAATTAACGACATTGAGATGTGATTCAAATGGTACTATAACAAGTTTGAATATTTCTAAAAACACTAAACTTATAAATTTGTTTTGCGGCAACAACCAAATTACAAGTTTAAACCTTTCTAATCTTACAAACTTAATAGATCTATACTGCTATGAAAATCAATTAAGCAGTCTAGATCTTTCTACAAATACAAATTTACAATATCTGTATGCAAACAGAAACCTTCTGACATCATTGGATCTGAGTAAAAACACACTTTTAAATACCTTGTATTGTCAAGATAATAGTAGGCTTGAAACCTTAAATCTTCAAAATGGAAACAATACTTTACTTAAAAAATTAAACTTAACATACACTCCAAGTTTATATTGTATTTTAGTTGATGATGTTGCTTATTCTGACACCAATTGGAGCTCATACAAACCAAATAATGTTGCTTTCTCGACAGTTTGCCAAACTCCTGAGTATCTTTTAATACCAGATCCAGAACTTGAGAAAGCTTTAATAGCTAATAATGTTGATGGTGTAGTTGATGGTAAGGTTATAAAATCTAAAGTTTTAGCTACCGAAACCTTATACTTAAATATCACTACTGTAACCGATTTGACAGGTTTAGAATATTTTGAAAATTTAAAAAAATTAGATCTTTCAACAAGTGGAGGATCTACTGCTATTAATAAAATTGATCTAGCCCCTTTTACTCAACTGACGTCTTTTGCAAGCAGATTTACTAATTTGTCTGAAATTAATGTGTCTAAAAACGTAAATCTTAAGGATTTAGATTTAAATAGTAATAAGCTTACAAAAATTGATGTTAGCTCAAATTTAGCTTTAGAAAATTTATCCATTTCAAGAAACTCAATAAGCGAGCTAAATGTTACAAAAAACATCGCTTTAAAGATGTTAAATACTATCGAAAATCCTTTAACGGAAATAAACGTTTCTAATAATACTGCACTGCAAGAACTTTACTGTTATTATAACAGGCTTAAAACGTTAGACGTTACGAACAATCCTAATTTACAAGTTTTAAATGCAGAACTTAACGATTTGAAATTATTAGATGTTTCTAAAAACTTACAGTTATTAACTCTTAATGTCGATCAAAACGACATAAGATCTTTAGATGTATCTAAAAATACTGTACTAACAAAATTTACTTGTGGTTATAATAATAACTTAATTTATTTGAACGTTAAAAATGGTAATAATAAAAATTTCATAACTAACATAAATAATTATAGAGGTTTTCGAAGTACTAATTTAAGCTGTATTGAAGTTGATGATGTTGACTATTCTAATACCAACTGGTCAACACTTAAAGATAGCAACGCTAGCTATTCTACTTCTTGCGATGTTGTATTGGCATATACCGCAATTCCTGACGCGAACTTTGAAGAGGCGTTAATTTTACAAGGAATTGATAAAGATGGCAAAAATGGAAAAGTTTTAACTTCTGATATCCTTAACGTTACATCTTTAAATGTATCTAACAACAATATTAAAGATCTAAAGGGAATTGAAGATTTTACGTCTTTAACTTCATTAGATTGTTCTAAAAACAATTTGACAGCAGTAAATGTTGAAAAAAATACACTTTTAACGCAACTTAAAGCTAGCAACAATAATCTTTTTGATTTAAACGTATCAAAAAACACAAAACTAACCAATCTAAGTGTAAGTTTTAATAAAATAGTAAGTTTAGATCTTTCTAAAAATACCATTCTAAAAGAGGTAGACGCAGCTTCTAATAACCTGCACAATCTTAATTTAAAGAATGGCAACAACGTAAACATGCAACGTATGATTTTTGGAAATTTCACCGAAAATCCTCATTTAGCTTGTATCGAAGTCGATGATGTCGCCTTTTCTGAAGCAAACTGGATCGCAAAAGATGCAACTGCAAATTATTCAACTCAAGCTTGCCCTTTAAACGAACAGCAAACTTTAATTCCTGACTTAGCTTTTGAAAGAATATTAATTGCTAAAGGTTTAGACACAGATGGTGAAAACGGAAAAGTGCGCACTTTAAATATTTCAAATTTAAATAGTTTGAGTTTAAATGATAGCAATAATAAAATTTCTGACCTAACAGGTATTCAAGACTTTAGATCTCTAATTTCATTAGAGGCAAATGATAATAATATTACAACGGTTGACCTTTCTAAAAATACCGAATTGATTGTTTTAAATCTTGATCGTAATAAATTAACATCAATTGATTTATCAAACAATACTCGATTATGGTATGTGACTACAAGAGACAATCAATTAACAACGTTAGACATTTCTAGGAATTTAGAATTAGAAAGCTTAAATATTAACGGTAATCAATTAACCGCTTTAAACGTTTCTAAAAACACTAGACTAAGCGGTTTATCTGCAAACTATAATAAATTGGCAGATATTAATTTAGTCGCAAATACAAAATTGAGTTCTTTGTCTATTGATGGCAATTTGCTAGCTTCTTTAGATGTTTCGAACAATGTATTTCTAACTCAAATATTATGTTCTGGTAATGAAATAACAACTTTAGATTTATCTAAAAACACTAAACTAACATCTATAAATGTTGCTAATAATAAGTTATTCAAGCTAAATATTAAAAATGGTGCAAACAATTTGATTAATACAGCTTATTATTTCAGCTTCATAAATAACCCTTATTTAAAATGTATTCAGGTTGACGATGCAGATTTTTCTAATACAAATTGGAGCAAAATAAAAGATGATGCTACAGTTTACTCATCTGATGCTTGTCCAGACGCAGAACCTTTTACACTAATTCCTGATGCTAATTTTGAAAATAAATTAATCGCTCTTGGAATTGACAAAGATGGTCCAAACGGAAAAGTTGCCACTTACAATATTGATAGTTTAACTTCTCTAAATGTATCAAAAAGCAATATTTCTGACTTGACAGGATTACAAGATTTTAAGGCCTTAACTTCCTTAGAAGCTTCAGACAACAAATTGACAGCTATTAATATTTCGAAAAATACATCGCTGACCAATTTAAATGTTAGCAAAAACCAATTGACTTCTTTAGACATTTCTGCAAATTACTTATTAGCTACCGTAGACTGTAGCGCAAATAGTATTGCAACTTTAAATCTTTCTCAGAGCAACTTTTTAAGTGATTTGAACTGCAGTAATAATAAAATTACAACATTAGACCTTTCTTATCTTTATGGATTAACTAATTTAAATTGCGACAATAATGCTATTACTGCTTTGAATCTTTCTAGAAATAGTAAGTTAACTGTTTTAAGCGCAAGCATTAATAAATTAGAAAGTTTAGATGTTTCTAAAAATACTGCTTTAAAAGAAATTGACTGTGCAGGTAATGAGCTATATAACTTAAACTTGAAAAACGGAAACAATGTTAATATGGAAAGAGTGATTTTTGGAAATTTCACACAAAATCCAAACTTGCTTTGTATTCAAGTAGATGATGTCTGCATTCTCAAATGA